A genomic window from Populus alba chromosome 19, ASM523922v2, whole genome shotgun sequence includes:
- the LOC118058295 gene encoding cytochrome b561 and DOMON domain-containing protein At5g47530-like, giving the protein MARSFSSCSDLPVLSSSLHWNYHPLSSRVEVAFRHTGVTDRRWIAWAINPTSGGMIGSQAIVSFQRTDGSLAVYTSPITSYGTRLEQGNLSFPVLDLSATNQNNEMIIYASLELHGNISTVNHLWQVGPMSGNTPTMHSVAPSSPNVKSMGSLDFSSGRIKATRSSSTTLKNVHGILNTVSWGILMPVGAVIARYLKKFESADPLWFYLHVSCQLLAYILGGLSGFGTGIFLGKRSHGIEHSSHKIIGIVLFCLATAQVFGGLVRPDKDSKYRPFFNWFHFLAGCSTLILSIFNIYKGFDILHAARFWGLTYSGIILALLLVTLLLEICTRWYLPITKRSMSNTVDKNTSTVTAVAAMEV; this is encoded by the exons ATGGCCCGTTCT ttcTCTTCTTGCAGCGACTTGCCTGTTTTGAGCTCCTCTCTTCACTGGAACTACCATCCATTATCCAGCAGAGTTGAGGTTGCCTTCAGGCATACTGGCGTGACCGATCGCAGATGGATTGCTTGGGCTATCAATCCAACTTCAGGAGGGATGATTGGTTCCCAAGCAATCGTTTCTTTTCAGAGAACGGATGGAAGTCTTGCAGTCTATACTTCGCCTATAACAAGTTATGGAACGCGATTGGAACAAGGAAATCTTAGCTTTCCTGTCTTGGACTTGTCTGCTACTAATCAGAACAATGAGATGATAATCTATGCAAGCTTAGAGCTCCATGGAAACATCAGCACAGTGAATCATCTCTGGCAAGTAGGCCCAATGTCTGGAAACACTCCAACGATGCATAGTGTTGCTCCATCCAGTCCCAACGTTAAATCCATGGGGAGCTTGGACTTCTCTTCAGGAAGGATTAAAGCGACAAGAAGTTCTTCAACAACACTGAAAAATGTCCATGGAATTTTGAACACAGTAAGCTGGGGTATTCTAATGCCTGTTGGGGCCGTCATTGCCAGATACTTGAAGAAGTTCGAATCTGCAGACCCTTTATGGTTCTACTTGCATGTCAGTTGTCAACTGCTGGCCTATATTCTTGGTGGTCTGTCTGGATTTGGGACTGGAATATTTCTTGGCAAAAGGTCTCATGGAATTGAACATAGCTCTCACAAAATCATCGGCATTGTGCTCTTCTGTCTTGCAACAGCGCAGGTGTTTGGTGGTCTGGTCAGACCTGACAAAGATAGCAAGTATCGTCCCTTCTTCAACTGGTTCCACTTCCTGGCGGGTTGCTCAACACTTATCCTAAGCATATTCAACATATACAAAGGATTTGACATATTGCACGCCGCAAGATTTTGGGGGCTTACCTACAGTGGTATAATACTAGCTTTGCTACTGGTCACGCTACTATTGGAAATATGCACAAGATGGTACCTGCCGATAACTAAGCGTTCGATGTCAAATACCGTGGACAAAAACACATCCACTGTCACTGCAGTAGCTGCAATGGAGGTTTAG
- the LOC118058303 gene encoding ion channel CASTOR-like isoform X4: protein MSLDSQDSTSPSFNRDWFFPSPSFIHQSPPKPPKPHRRFSTASKHSPDSNISNPPSFRSSPSLSPTTSKYGRLRRRVEFPRPPDKSSIQHQNASVLDRKPVVSSEKKQSTVKVSSGSLGHRVRVRWNLAITVAIVITALTSLVHKNFTLHNQVIVLQDQILKLNVRLRACNLLSNVDTFDSVMQELDDIGYGSHNGLKNLALIVSVTLLSIPVLAFKYIDFVSKSRSSDSVLEEALLNKQLAYRVDIFLSVHPYAKPLALLVATLLVICLGGLALFGVTDDNLADCLWLSWTFVADSGNHANTEGIGPRLVSVSISFGGMLIFAMMLGLVSDSISEKFDSLRKGRSEVVEQNHTLILGWSDKLGSLLNQLGIANESLGGGIVVVMAERDKEEMEMDIAKMEFDFKGTSVICRSGSPLILADLKKVSVSKARAIVVLAEDGNADQSDARALRTVLSLTGVKEGLKGHIVVELSDLDNEVLVKLVGGDLVKTVVAHDVIGRLMIQCARQPGLAQIWEDILGFENCEFYIKRWPQLHGMQFEDILISFPDAIPCGIKVASCDGKIILNPEDSYVLQEDDEILVIAEDDDSYAPAALPTVWRGSLPKDFIGPKSAEKILFCGWRRDMEDMIMVLDAFLAPGSELWMFNDVPENEREKKLIDGGLDLSRLENIQLVNREGNAVIRRHLESLPLQSFDSILILADESVEDSAIQADSRSLATLLLIRDIQLASATQLLQCKLCESE, encoded by the exons ATGTCCCTTGACTCCCAAGACTCAACTTCTCCTTCCTTCAACAGGGACTGGTTCTTCCCTTCACCTTCCTTCATCCACCAATCACCTCCTAAACCTCCTAAACCCCACCGCAGATTCTCCACTGCTTCCAAACATTCTCCAGATTCCAACATCTCCAATCCTCCCTCGTTTCGTTCATCACCTTCTCTCTCCCCCACCACTTCTAAATATGGAAGACTTCGCCGGCGCGTGGAGTTCCCTCGACCACCTGATAAATCGTCAATACAACACCAAAATGCCTCCGTTTTGGACCGCAAACCTGTTGTTTCCAGTGAGAAGAAGCAGTCTACTGTGAAGGTTTCTTCTGGGTCATTGGGCCATCGGGTCAGAGTCCGATGGAATTTGGCCATTACAGTAGCT ATTGTGATTACAGCTTTGACTTCATTAGTGCACAAGAATTTTACTTTACATAACCAAGTAATTGTTTTGCAG GATCAAATACTGAAACTAAATGTTAGATTACGAGCGTGTAACTTGTTATCCAATGTGGATACTTTTGATTCAGTTATGCAGGAGCTTGATGATATTGGTTATGGTAGTCATAACGGGTTAAAGAATTTGGCTTTGATTGTTTCAGTTACGCTATTGTCTATTCCGGTTCTTGCTTTCAAGTACATTGATTTTGTATCGAAATCCAGATCATCGGATAGTGTTTTGGAAGAGGCGTTGTTGAATAAGCAGCTTGCATATCGggtggatatttttttatcagttcATCCATATGCCAAGCCTTTGGCGTTGTTGGTTGCTACATTGCTGGTTATTTGCCTTGGTGGATTGGCGTTGTTTGGTGTGACAGATGATAATTTAGCGGATTGTCTTTGGTTGTCTTGGACGTTTGTAGCGGATTCAGGCAATCACGCTAATACCGAGGGGAtaggtccaaggcttgtttctGTTTCTATTAGCTTTGGTGGGATGCTTATTTTTGCTATGATGCTTGGACTTGTGTCAGATTCTATTTCTGAGAAGTTTGATTCATTAAGGAAAGGAAGAAGCGAAGTGGTTGAGCAAAACCATACTCTAATTCTTGGCTGGAGCGATAAACTA GGATCACTGCTGAATCAACTTGGAATAGCCAATGAGAGTTTGGGTGGAGGAATTGTAGTAGTGATGGCTGAACGAGACAAAGAAGAGATGGAAATGGATATTGCTAAAATGGAGTTCGACTTCAAAGGAACATCTGTCATATGCAGAAGTGGGAGCCCCCTAATTCTGGCTGACCTAAAAAAG GTATCTGTCTCCAAGGCCCGTGCAATAGTTGTCCTTGCTGAAGATGGAAATGCTGACCAG AGTGATGCTCGTGCATTGAGAACCGTCTTAAGTCTTACAGGAGTGAAAGAAGGTCTAAAAGGGCACATTGTGGTGGAGCTAAGTGATCTTGACAATGAGGTTCTTGTGAAACTTGTTGGTGGAGATCTTGTCAAAACTGTTGTAGCTCATGATGTTATTGGCCGCTTGATGATTCAATGTGCTCGGCAGCCAGGACTTGCACAG ATATGGGAAGACATACTTGGGTTTGAAAATTGTGAGTTTTACATCAAAAGATGGCCGCAGTTGCACGGCATGCAATTTGAGGACATACTAATCAGTTTTCCCGATGCTATACCTTGTGGGATCAAGGTTGCTTCTTGTGATGGTAAAATTATCTTGAATCCTGAGGACTCGTATGTTCTtcaagaagatgatgaaatcCTTGTCATTGCGGAAGATGATGATAGCTATGCTCCAGCAGCATTACCTACG GTATGGAGAGGAAGTCTACCCAAAGACTTTATTGGTCCAAAGTCTGCAGAAAAGATATTATTCTGTGGTTGGAGACGTGACATGGAAGATATGATTATG GTGTTGGATGCATTTCTAGCACCAGGTTCAGAGCTCTGGATGTTCAATGATGTTCCTGAAAATGAGAGGGAAAAGAAGCTCATTGATGGTGGTCTAGACTTAAGTAGATTGGAAAATATACAACTTGTCAATCGAGAGGGAAATGCGGTCATAAGACGTCATTTAGAAAGCCTTCCTTTGCAATCTTTTGATTCA ATTTTAATTTTGGCTGATGAGTCAGTGGAAGATTCAGCCATTCAAGCCGACTCCCGATCTCTTGCCACATTATTATTGATTCGTGATATTCAG TTGGCTTCTGCCACGCAGCTACTGCAATGTAAGCTTTGTGAAAGTGAATAA
- the LOC118058303 gene encoding ion channel CASTOR-like isoform X1, which yields MSLDSQDSTSPSFNRDWFFPSPSFIHQSPPKPPKPHRRFSTASKHSPDSNISNPPSFRSSPSLSPTTSKYGRLRRRVEFPRPPDKSSIQHQNASVLDRKPVVSSEKKQSTVKVSSGSLGHRVRVRWNLAITVAIVITALTSLVHKNFTLHNQVIVLQDQILKLNVRLRACNLLSNVDTFDSVMQELDDIGYGSHNGLKNLALIVSVTLLSIPVLAFKYIDFVSKSRSSDSVLEEALLNKQLAYRVDIFLSVHPYAKPLALLVATLLVICLGGLALFGVTDDNLADCLWLSWTFVADSGNHANTEGIGPRLVSVSISFGGMLIFAMMLGLVSDSISEKFDSLRKGRSEVVEQNHTLILGWSDKLGSLLNQLGIANESLGGGIVVVMAERDKEEMEMDIAKMEFDFKGTSVICRSGSPLILADLKKVSVSKARAIVVLAEDGNADQSDARALRTVLSLTGVKEGLKGHIVVELSDLDNEVLVKLVGGDLVKTVVAHDVIGRLMIQCARQPGLAQIWEDILGFENCEFYIKRWPQLHGMQFEDILISFPDAIPCGIKVASCDGKIILNPEDSYVLQEDDEILVIAEDDDSYAPAALPTVWRGSLPKDFIGPKSAEKILFCGWRRDMEDMIMVLDAFLAPGSELWMFNDVPENEREKKLIDGGLDLSRLENIQLVNREGNAVIRRHLESLPLQSFDSILILADESVEDSAIQADSRSLATLLLIRDIQSKRLPMVNQVRRGTFSQGSWIGEMQQASDKSVIISEILDPRTKNLLSMSKISDYVLSNELVSMALAMVAEDQQINDVLEELFADEGNELQIRQADLYLSEGEELSFYEVLLRARQRREIVIGYRAANAEKAVINPPAKSERRRWSLKDVFVVIAEKE from the exons ATGTCCCTTGACTCCCAAGACTCAACTTCTCCTTCCTTCAACAGGGACTGGTTCTTCCCTTCACCTTCCTTCATCCACCAATCACCTCCTAAACCTCCTAAACCCCACCGCAGATTCTCCACTGCTTCCAAACATTCTCCAGATTCCAACATCTCCAATCCTCCCTCGTTTCGTTCATCACCTTCTCTCTCCCCCACCACTTCTAAATATGGAAGACTTCGCCGGCGCGTGGAGTTCCCTCGACCACCTGATAAATCGTCAATACAACACCAAAATGCCTCCGTTTTGGACCGCAAACCTGTTGTTTCCAGTGAGAAGAAGCAGTCTACTGTGAAGGTTTCTTCTGGGTCATTGGGCCATCGGGTCAGAGTCCGATGGAATTTGGCCATTACAGTAGCT ATTGTGATTACAGCTTTGACTTCATTAGTGCACAAGAATTTTACTTTACATAACCAAGTAATTGTTTTGCAG GATCAAATACTGAAACTAAATGTTAGATTACGAGCGTGTAACTTGTTATCCAATGTGGATACTTTTGATTCAGTTATGCAGGAGCTTGATGATATTGGTTATGGTAGTCATAACGGGTTAAAGAATTTGGCTTTGATTGTTTCAGTTACGCTATTGTCTATTCCGGTTCTTGCTTTCAAGTACATTGATTTTGTATCGAAATCCAGATCATCGGATAGTGTTTTGGAAGAGGCGTTGTTGAATAAGCAGCTTGCATATCGggtggatatttttttatcagttcATCCATATGCCAAGCCTTTGGCGTTGTTGGTTGCTACATTGCTGGTTATTTGCCTTGGTGGATTGGCGTTGTTTGGTGTGACAGATGATAATTTAGCGGATTGTCTTTGGTTGTCTTGGACGTTTGTAGCGGATTCAGGCAATCACGCTAATACCGAGGGGAtaggtccaaggcttgtttctGTTTCTATTAGCTTTGGTGGGATGCTTATTTTTGCTATGATGCTTGGACTTGTGTCAGATTCTATTTCTGAGAAGTTTGATTCATTAAGGAAAGGAAGAAGCGAAGTGGTTGAGCAAAACCATACTCTAATTCTTGGCTGGAGCGATAAACTA GGATCACTGCTGAATCAACTTGGAATAGCCAATGAGAGTTTGGGTGGAGGAATTGTAGTAGTGATGGCTGAACGAGACAAAGAAGAGATGGAAATGGATATTGCTAAAATGGAGTTCGACTTCAAAGGAACATCTGTCATATGCAGAAGTGGGAGCCCCCTAATTCTGGCTGACCTAAAAAAG GTATCTGTCTCCAAGGCCCGTGCAATAGTTGTCCTTGCTGAAGATGGAAATGCTGACCAG AGTGATGCTCGTGCATTGAGAACCGTCTTAAGTCTTACAGGAGTGAAAGAAGGTCTAAAAGGGCACATTGTGGTGGAGCTAAGTGATCTTGACAATGAGGTTCTTGTGAAACTTGTTGGTGGAGATCTTGTCAAAACTGTTGTAGCTCATGATGTTATTGGCCGCTTGATGATTCAATGTGCTCGGCAGCCAGGACTTGCACAG ATATGGGAAGACATACTTGGGTTTGAAAATTGTGAGTTTTACATCAAAAGATGGCCGCAGTTGCACGGCATGCAATTTGAGGACATACTAATCAGTTTTCCCGATGCTATACCTTGTGGGATCAAGGTTGCTTCTTGTGATGGTAAAATTATCTTGAATCCTGAGGACTCGTATGTTCTtcaagaagatgatgaaatcCTTGTCATTGCGGAAGATGATGATAGCTATGCTCCAGCAGCATTACCTACG GTATGGAGAGGAAGTCTACCCAAAGACTTTATTGGTCCAAAGTCTGCAGAAAAGATATTATTCTGTGGTTGGAGACGTGACATGGAAGATATGATTATG GTGTTGGATGCATTTCTAGCACCAGGTTCAGAGCTCTGGATGTTCAATGATGTTCCTGAAAATGAGAGGGAAAAGAAGCTCATTGATGGTGGTCTAGACTTAAGTAGATTGGAAAATATACAACTTGTCAATCGAGAGGGAAATGCGGTCATAAGACGTCATTTAGAAAGCCTTCCTTTGCAATCTTTTGATTCA ATTTTAATTTTGGCTGATGAGTCAGTGGAAGATTCAGCCATTCAAGCCGACTCCCGATCTCTTGCCACATTATTATTGATTCGTGATATTCAG TCAAAGCGTCTCCCAATGGTAAACCAGGTTCGCAGAGGAACCTTCTCTCAAGGTTCATGGATTGGGGAGATGCAGCAGGCTTCAGATAAATCTGTAATAATAAGTGAAATTCTGGACCCAAgaactaaaaatttattatccaTGTCGAAGATCAGTGATTATGTTTTATCAAATGAACTTGTCAGCATGGCATTGGCCATGGTTGCAGAAGATCAACAAATAAATGATGTATTAGAAGAGCTCTTTGCAGATGAG GGAAATGAGCTACAAATAAGGCAAGCAGATCTTTACCTCAGTGAAGGCGAGGAATTGAGTTTCTATGAAGTACTCTTACGCGCCCGACAGAGAAGAGAGATAGTCATTGGTTACCGTGCAGCTAATGCTGAAAAGGCTGTTATCAATCCACCTGCCAAAAGTGAGAGACGTAGGTGGTCACTGAAAGATGTCTTCGTGGTAATTGCAGAGAAGGAATGA
- the LOC118058303 gene encoding ion channel CASTOR-like isoform X3: MSLDSQDSTSPSFNRDWFFPSPSFIHQSPPKPPKPHRRFSTASKHSPDSNISNPPSFRSSPSLSPTTSKYGRLRRRVEFPRPPDKSSIQHQNASVLDRKPVVSSEKKQSTVKVSSGSLGHRVRVRWNLAITVAIVITALTSLVHKNFTLHNQVIVLQDQILKLNVRLRACNLLSNVDTFDSVMQELDDIGYGSHNGLKNLALIVSVTLLSIPVLAFKYIDFVSKSRSSDSVLEEALLNKQLAYRVDIFLSVHPYAKPLALLVATLLVICLGGLALFGVTDDNLADCLWLSWTFVADSGNHANTEGIGPRLVSVSISFGGMLIFAMMLGLVSDSISEKFDSLRKGRSEVVEQNHTLILGWSDKLGSLLNQLGIANESLGGGIVVVMAERDKEEMEMDIAKMEFDFKGTSVICRSGSPLILADLKKVSVSKARAIVVLAEDGNADQSDARALRTVLSLTGVKEGLKGHIVVELSDLDNEVLVKLVGGDLVKTVVAHDVIGRLMIQCARQPGLAQVWRGSLPKDFIGPKSAEKILFCGWRRDMEDMIMVLDAFLAPGSELWMFNDVPENEREKKLIDGGLDLSRLENIQLVNREGNAVIRRHLESLPLQSFDSILILADESVEDSAIQADSRSLATLLLIRDIQSKRLPMVNQVRRGTFSQGSWIGEMQQASDKSVIISEILDPRTKNLLSMSKISDYVLSNELVSMALAMVAEDQQINDVLEELFADEGNELQIRQADLYLSEGEELSFYEVLLRARQRREIVIGYRAANAEKAVINPPAKSERRRWSLKDVFVVIAEKE; encoded by the exons ATGTCCCTTGACTCCCAAGACTCAACTTCTCCTTCCTTCAACAGGGACTGGTTCTTCCCTTCACCTTCCTTCATCCACCAATCACCTCCTAAACCTCCTAAACCCCACCGCAGATTCTCCACTGCTTCCAAACATTCTCCAGATTCCAACATCTCCAATCCTCCCTCGTTTCGTTCATCACCTTCTCTCTCCCCCACCACTTCTAAATATGGAAGACTTCGCCGGCGCGTGGAGTTCCCTCGACCACCTGATAAATCGTCAATACAACACCAAAATGCCTCCGTTTTGGACCGCAAACCTGTTGTTTCCAGTGAGAAGAAGCAGTCTACTGTGAAGGTTTCTTCTGGGTCATTGGGCCATCGGGTCAGAGTCCGATGGAATTTGGCCATTACAGTAGCT ATTGTGATTACAGCTTTGACTTCATTAGTGCACAAGAATTTTACTTTACATAACCAAGTAATTGTTTTGCAG GATCAAATACTGAAACTAAATGTTAGATTACGAGCGTGTAACTTGTTATCCAATGTGGATACTTTTGATTCAGTTATGCAGGAGCTTGATGATATTGGTTATGGTAGTCATAACGGGTTAAAGAATTTGGCTTTGATTGTTTCAGTTACGCTATTGTCTATTCCGGTTCTTGCTTTCAAGTACATTGATTTTGTATCGAAATCCAGATCATCGGATAGTGTTTTGGAAGAGGCGTTGTTGAATAAGCAGCTTGCATATCGggtggatatttttttatcagttcATCCATATGCCAAGCCTTTGGCGTTGTTGGTTGCTACATTGCTGGTTATTTGCCTTGGTGGATTGGCGTTGTTTGGTGTGACAGATGATAATTTAGCGGATTGTCTTTGGTTGTCTTGGACGTTTGTAGCGGATTCAGGCAATCACGCTAATACCGAGGGGAtaggtccaaggcttgtttctGTTTCTATTAGCTTTGGTGGGATGCTTATTTTTGCTATGATGCTTGGACTTGTGTCAGATTCTATTTCTGAGAAGTTTGATTCATTAAGGAAAGGAAGAAGCGAAGTGGTTGAGCAAAACCATACTCTAATTCTTGGCTGGAGCGATAAACTA GGATCACTGCTGAATCAACTTGGAATAGCCAATGAGAGTTTGGGTGGAGGAATTGTAGTAGTGATGGCTGAACGAGACAAAGAAGAGATGGAAATGGATATTGCTAAAATGGAGTTCGACTTCAAAGGAACATCTGTCATATGCAGAAGTGGGAGCCCCCTAATTCTGGCTGACCTAAAAAAG GTATCTGTCTCCAAGGCCCGTGCAATAGTTGTCCTTGCTGAAGATGGAAATGCTGACCAG AGTGATGCTCGTGCATTGAGAACCGTCTTAAGTCTTACAGGAGTGAAAGAAGGTCTAAAAGGGCACATTGTGGTGGAGCTAAGTGATCTTGACAATGAGGTTCTTGTGAAACTTGTTGGTGGAGATCTTGTCAAAACTGTTGTAGCTCATGATGTTATTGGCCGCTTGATGATTCAATGTGCTCGGCAGCCAGGACTTGCACAG GTATGGAGAGGAAGTCTACCCAAAGACTTTATTGGTCCAAAGTCTGCAGAAAAGATATTATTCTGTGGTTGGAGACGTGACATGGAAGATATGATTATG GTGTTGGATGCATTTCTAGCACCAGGTTCAGAGCTCTGGATGTTCAATGATGTTCCTGAAAATGAGAGGGAAAAGAAGCTCATTGATGGTGGTCTAGACTTAAGTAGATTGGAAAATATACAACTTGTCAATCGAGAGGGAAATGCGGTCATAAGACGTCATTTAGAAAGCCTTCCTTTGCAATCTTTTGATTCA ATTTTAATTTTGGCTGATGAGTCAGTGGAAGATTCAGCCATTCAAGCCGACTCCCGATCTCTTGCCACATTATTATTGATTCGTGATATTCAG TCAAAGCGTCTCCCAATGGTAAACCAGGTTCGCAGAGGAACCTTCTCTCAAGGTTCATGGATTGGGGAGATGCAGCAGGCTTCAGATAAATCTGTAATAATAAGTGAAATTCTGGACCCAAgaactaaaaatttattatccaTGTCGAAGATCAGTGATTATGTTTTATCAAATGAACTTGTCAGCATGGCATTGGCCATGGTTGCAGAAGATCAACAAATAAATGATGTATTAGAAGAGCTCTTTGCAGATGAG GGAAATGAGCTACAAATAAGGCAAGCAGATCTTTACCTCAGTGAAGGCGAGGAATTGAGTTTCTATGAAGTACTCTTACGCGCCCGACAGAGAAGAGAGATAGTCATTGGTTACCGTGCAGCTAATGCTGAAAAGGCTGTTATCAATCCACCTGCCAAAAGTGAGAGACGTAGGTGGTCACTGAAAGATGTCTTCGTGGTAATTGCAGAGAAGGAATGA
- the LOC118058303 gene encoding ion channel CASTOR-like isoform X2 — protein MSLDSQDSTSPSFNRDWFFPSPSFIHQSPPKPPKPHRRFSTASKHSPDSNISNPPSFRSSPSLSPTTSKYGRLRRRVEFPRPPDKSSIQHQNASVLDRKPVVSSEKKQSTVKVSSGSLGHRVRVRWNLAITVAIVITALTSLVHKNFTLHNQVIVLQDQILKLNVRLRACNLLSNVDTFDSVMQELDDIGYGSHNGLKNLALIVSVTLLSIPVLAFKYIDFVSKSRSSDSVLEEALLNKQLAYRVDIFLSVHPYAKPLALLVATLLVICLGGLALFGVTDDNLADCLWLSWTFVADSGNHANTEGIGPRLVSVSISFGGMLIFAMMLGLVSDSISEKFDSLRKGRSEVVEQNHTLILGWSDKLGSLLNQLGIANESLGGGIVVVMAERDKEEMEMDIAKMEFDFKGTSVICRSGSPLILADLKKVSVSKARAIVVLAEDGNADQSDARALRTVLSLTGVKEGLKGHIVVELSDLDNEVLVKLVGGDLVKTVVAHDVIGRLMIQCARQPGLAQIWEDILGFENCEFYIKRWPQLHGMQFEDILISFPDAIPCGIKVASCDGKIILNPEDSYVLQEDDEILVIAEDDDSYAPAALPTVKEASFMHIARPARMPQKILLCGWRRDIDDMIVVLDAFLAPGSELWMFNDVPENEREKKLIDGGLDLSRLENIQLVNREGNAVIRRHLESLPLQSFDSILILADESVEDSAIQADSRSLATLLLIRDIQSKRLPMVNQVRRGTFSQGSWIGEMQQASDKSVIISEILDPRTKNLLSMSKISDYVLSNELVSMALAMVAEDQQINDVLEELFADEGNELQIRQADLYLSEGEELSFYEVLLRARQRREIVIGYRAANAEKAVINPPAKSERRRWSLKDVFVVIAEKE, from the exons ATGTCCCTTGACTCCCAAGACTCAACTTCTCCTTCCTTCAACAGGGACTGGTTCTTCCCTTCACCTTCCTTCATCCACCAATCACCTCCTAAACCTCCTAAACCCCACCGCAGATTCTCCACTGCTTCCAAACATTCTCCAGATTCCAACATCTCCAATCCTCCCTCGTTTCGTTCATCACCTTCTCTCTCCCCCACCACTTCTAAATATGGAAGACTTCGCCGGCGCGTGGAGTTCCCTCGACCACCTGATAAATCGTCAATACAACACCAAAATGCCTCCGTTTTGGACCGCAAACCTGTTGTTTCCAGTGAGAAGAAGCAGTCTACTGTGAAGGTTTCTTCTGGGTCATTGGGCCATCGGGTCAGAGTCCGATGGAATTTGGCCATTACAGTAGCT ATTGTGATTACAGCTTTGACTTCATTAGTGCACAAGAATTTTACTTTACATAACCAAGTAATTGTTTTGCAG GATCAAATACTGAAACTAAATGTTAGATTACGAGCGTGTAACTTGTTATCCAATGTGGATACTTTTGATTCAGTTATGCAGGAGCTTGATGATATTGGTTATGGTAGTCATAACGGGTTAAAGAATTTGGCTTTGATTGTTTCAGTTACGCTATTGTCTATTCCGGTTCTTGCTTTCAAGTACATTGATTTTGTATCGAAATCCAGATCATCGGATAGTGTTTTGGAAGAGGCGTTGTTGAATAAGCAGCTTGCATATCGggtggatatttttttatcagttcATCCATATGCCAAGCCTTTGGCGTTGTTGGTTGCTACATTGCTGGTTATTTGCCTTGGTGGATTGGCGTTGTTTGGTGTGACAGATGATAATTTAGCGGATTGTCTTTGGTTGTCTTGGACGTTTGTAGCGGATTCAGGCAATCACGCTAATACCGAGGGGAtaggtccaaggcttgtttctGTTTCTATTAGCTTTGGTGGGATGCTTATTTTTGCTATGATGCTTGGACTTGTGTCAGATTCTATTTCTGAGAAGTTTGATTCATTAAGGAAAGGAAGAAGCGAAGTGGTTGAGCAAAACCATACTCTAATTCTTGGCTGGAGCGATAAACTA GGATCACTGCTGAATCAACTTGGAATAGCCAATGAGAGTTTGGGTGGAGGAATTGTAGTAGTGATGGCTGAACGAGACAAAGAAGAGATGGAAATGGATATTGCTAAAATGGAGTTCGACTTCAAAGGAACATCTGTCATATGCAGAAGTGGGAGCCCCCTAATTCTGGCTGACCTAAAAAAG GTATCTGTCTCCAAGGCCCGTGCAATAGTTGTCCTTGCTGAAGATGGAAATGCTGACCAG AGTGATGCTCGTGCATTGAGAACCGTCTTAAGTCTTACAGGAGTGAAAGAAGGTCTAAAAGGGCACATTGTGGTGGAGCTAAGTGATCTTGACAATGAGGTTCTTGTGAAACTTGTTGGTGGAGATCTTGTCAAAACTGTTGTAGCTCATGATGTTATTGGCCGCTTGATGATTCAATGTGCTCGGCAGCCAGGACTTGCACAG ATATGGGAAGACATACTTGGGTTTGAAAATTGTGAGTTTTACATCAAAAGATGGCCGCAGTTGCACGGCATGCAATTTGAGGACATACTAATCAGTTTTCCCGATGCTATACCTTGTGGGATCAAGGTTGCTTCTTGTGATGGTAAAATTATCTTGAATCCTGAGGACTCGTATGTTCTtcaagaagatgatgaaatcCTTGTCATTGCGGAAGATGATGATAGCTATGCTCCAGCAGCATTACCTACG gTCAAAGAGGCATCATTCATGCACATTGCCCGACCTGCAAGAATGCCACAGAAGATTCTACTTTGTGGATGGAGGAGGGACATTGATGATATGATTGTG GTGTTGGATGCATTTCTAGCACCAGGTTCAGAGCTCTGGATGTTCAATGATGTTCCTGAAAATGAGAGGGAAAAGAAGCTCATTGATGGTGGTCTAGACTTAAGTAGATTGGAAAATATACAACTTGTCAATCGAGAGGGAAATGCGGTCATAAGACGTCATTTAGAAAGCCTTCCTTTGCAATCTTTTGATTCA ATTTTAATTTTGGCTGATGAGTCAGTGGAAGATTCAGCCATTCAAGCCGACTCCCGATCTCTTGCCACATTATTATTGATTCGTGATATTCAG TCAAAGCGTCTCCCAATGGTAAACCAGGTTCGCAGAGGAACCTTCTCTCAAGGTTCATGGATTGGGGAGATGCAGCAGGCTTCAGATAAATCTGTAATAATAAGTGAAATTCTGGACCCAAgaactaaaaatttattatccaTGTCGAAGATCAGTGATTATGTTTTATCAAATGAACTTGTCAGCATGGCATTGGCCATGGTTGCAGAAGATCAACAAATAAATGATGTATTAGAAGAGCTCTTTGCAGATGAG GGAAATGAGCTACAAATAAGGCAAGCAGATCTTTACCTCAGTGAAGGCGAGGAATTGAGTTTCTATGAAGTACTCTTACGCGCCCGACAGAGAAGAGAGATAGTCATTGGTTACCGTGCAGCTAATGCTGAAAAGGCTGTTATCAATCCACCTGCCAAAAGTGAGAGACGTAGGTGGTCACTGAAAGATGTCTTCGTGGTAATTGCAGAGAAGGAATGA